From Streptomyces sp. NBC_00683, one genomic window encodes:
- a CDS encoding formylglycine-generating enzyme family protein yields the protein MAEIPGGTVDLRDDRRGTRWQAEIAPFLLGRYPVTTRQHGAVTGTDPAPAVSSAAPVTNISWLDAVEVCNLMSVRAGLAQAYSHDVRSGEVTWDRTADGYRLPTEAEWQYACKAGTTGYRYGEIDEIAWYDANSEGRAHDVGGRTPNAWGLHDMLGNVWEWCWDLYDEEVYGAYRIFRGGGWAESERGCGATVRRRSHPTFTIDDLGFRLARGAA from the coding sequence ATGGCCGAGATCCCCGGCGGCACCGTCGACCTGCGTGACGACCGCCGGGGCACCCGCTGGCAGGCGGAGATCGCGCCCTTCCTGCTCGGCCGGTACCCGGTCACCACCCGACAGCACGGAGCCGTCACCGGAACGGACCCCGCCCCCGCCGTGAGCAGTGCCGCGCCCGTCACGAACATCAGCTGGCTCGACGCCGTCGAGGTGTGCAACCTGATGTCGGTGCGGGCCGGGCTGGCCCAGGCCTACTCCCATGACGTACGGAGCGGGGAAGTGACCTGGGACCGGACGGCCGACGGCTACCGCCTGCCGACCGAGGCCGAGTGGCAGTACGCCTGCAAGGCGGGGACCACCGGTTACCGCTACGGCGAGATCGACGAGATCGCCTGGTACGACGCCAACTCCGAGGGCCGCGCCCACGACGTCGGCGGCAGGACGCCCAACGCGTGGGGGCTGCACGACATGCTGGGCAACGTCTGGGAGTGGTGCTGGGATCTCTACGACGAGGAGGTCTACGGCGCGTACCGCATCTTCCGCGGCGGCGGCTGGGCCGAGTCGGAGCGCGGCTGCGGCGCCACGGTGCGCCGCCGCAGCCACCCCACGTTCACCATCGACGACCTCGGCTTCCGACTGGCCCGCGGCGCGGCCTGA
- a CDS encoding 2-oxoacid:ferredoxin oxidoreductase subunit beta — MSSELLSLVPKSEASLSARDFKSDQEVRWCPGCGDYAVLAAVQGFMPELGLAKENITFISGIGCSSRFPYYMNTYGMHSIHGRAPSIATGLATSRRDLSVWVVTGDGDALSIGGNHLIHALRRNVNLKILLFNNRIYGLTKGQYSPTSEIGKITKSTPMGSLDAPFNPVSLALGAEASFVARTVDSDRKHLTSVLRAAADHPGTALVEIYQNCNIFNDGAFDALKDKDRAEEAVIRLEHGRPIRFGAEGHKGVVRDPVTGDLEVVAVTEDNQSRILVHDAHNPSSTTAFALSRLADADTLHHTPIGVLRSVERPVYDTLMSDQLDTAVEQHGKGELDTLLAGKDTWTVVG; from the coding sequence ATGTCCAGTGAGCTCCTGTCGCTCGTCCCGAAGAGCGAAGCTTCCCTGAGCGCCCGTGATTTCAAGTCCGACCAGGAGGTGCGCTGGTGCCCGGGCTGCGGTGACTACGCGGTTCTCGCGGCGGTGCAGGGGTTCATGCCCGAACTCGGGCTGGCGAAGGAGAACATCACCTTCATTTCCGGCATCGGCTGCTCCTCGCGCTTCCCGTACTACATGAACACCTACGGGATGCACTCCATCCACGGCCGCGCCCCCTCCATCGCGACCGGGCTGGCCACCTCACGCCGTGACCTGTCGGTCTGGGTCGTCACCGGCGACGGGGATGCCCTGTCCATCGGCGGGAACCACCTCATCCACGCCCTGCGCCGCAACGTCAACCTCAAGATCCTCCTGTTCAACAACAGGATCTACGGACTGACCAAGGGCCAGTACAGCCCCACCTCCGAAATCGGCAAGATCACCAAGTCCACGCCGATGGGATCCCTCGACGCCCCCTTCAACCCCGTCTCCCTCGCACTGGGCGCCGAGGCGTCCTTCGTCGCCCGCACCGTCGACTCCGACCGCAAGCACCTCACCAGCGTGCTGCGCGCGGCGGCCGACCACCCGGGCACCGCGCTCGTGGAGATCTACCAGAACTGCAACATCTTCAACGACGGCGCCTTCGACGCCCTCAAGGACAAGGACCGGGCCGAGGAAGCCGTCATCCGCCTCGAACACGGCCGGCCCATCCGCTTCGGCGCCGAAGGCCACAAGGGCGTCGTCCGCGACCCGGTCACCGGCGACCTCGAAGTGGTCGCGGTCACCGAGGACAACCAGTCCCGCATCCTCGTCCACGACGCCCACAACCCCAGCTCCACCACGGCCTTCGCCCTGTCCCGCCTCGCCGACGCCGACACCCTCCACCACACCCCCATCGGTGTCCTGCGCAGCGTCGAGCGACCCGTCTACGACACCCTCATGTCCGACCAGCTCGACACCGCCGTCGAACAACACGGCAAGGGTGAACTGGACACGCTCCTCGCCGGCAAGGACACCTGGACCGTCGTGGGCTGA
- a CDS encoding DUF7873 family protein, translated as MAKLNQIIAVEKGVKSKSLQDITAAHHKVQKPVQLAGISRTYQPKDEEGEQLPPESTRVQVKTEDVLREISASLTRLFDVTATKDWANCAARADVTVDGRTIVREVPVSYLLFLEKQLTDLHTFVKKLPVLDASESWSLDPSTDWWKTDPVRTIRTKKVPRNHVKAEATEKHPAQVDVYYEDVPIGYWTTVKFSGSLPAKRVNELLERVEKLQHAVKFAREEANSAEVTDQRVGDAVFGYLFG; from the coding sequence GTGGCGAAGCTCAACCAGATCATCGCCGTGGAAAAGGGTGTCAAGAGCAAGTCGCTCCAGGACATCACCGCGGCACACCACAAGGTGCAGAAGCCCGTACAGCTGGCCGGTATCTCGCGTACGTACCAGCCGAAGGACGAGGAGGGCGAGCAGCTGCCGCCCGAGTCCACGCGCGTACAGGTCAAGACCGAGGACGTGCTGCGTGAGATCTCCGCGTCCCTGACCCGGCTGTTCGACGTGACCGCCACCAAGGACTGGGCCAACTGCGCAGCCCGCGCCGACGTCACCGTCGACGGACGGACGATCGTCCGCGAAGTACCGGTCAGCTACCTGCTCTTCCTGGAGAAGCAGCTCACCGACCTGCACACCTTCGTGAAGAAGCTCCCCGTGCTCGACGCCTCCGAGTCCTGGTCGCTCGACCCGTCGACGGACTGGTGGAAGACCGACCCGGTCCGCACGATCCGGACGAAGAAGGTCCCGCGCAACCACGTCAAGGCCGAGGCGACCGAGAAGCACCCGGCGCAGGTCGACGTGTACTACGAGGACGTGCCGATCGGGTACTGGACGACCGTGAAGTTCTCCGGTTCGCTTCCGGCGAAGCGGGTGAACGAGCTGCTGGAGCGGGTCGAGAAGCTGCAGCACGCGGTCAAGTTCGCCCGCGAGGAGGCCAACAGCGCCGAGGTCACCGACCAGCGGGTCGGCGACGCGGTGTTCGGCTACCTGTTCGGCTAG
- a CDS encoding DUF6059 family protein — protein sequence MKYVRRALREIYSSLTAAGWIWLGLPTMGPPVPMVATRLKEPPEGHPERLCPDVPLTRTEIALQKQLMAPIGERE from the coding sequence ATGAAGTACGTGAGAAGAGCTCTGCGCGAGATCTACAGCTCGCTGACCGCGGCGGGCTGGATCTGGCTGGGCCTCCCCACCATGGGACCGCCGGTACCGATGGTCGCGACGCGATTGAAGGAACCCCCGGAGGGCCATCCGGAAAGGCTTTGCCCGGACGTACCGCTGACCCGTACGGAAATCGCGCTGCAAAAACAACTCATGGCACCGATCGGGGAGCGGGAGTGA
- a CDS encoding C39 family peptidase, which translates to MRKRLVSAAIAAVAVGALLQPGMAHASPAPSVPQVSVLAHGSKAGTAVVSGFNEPGSRLKVDSGRTRSAHWLQIDYQVQETGYWCGPAATRIALSARTAPPSQGDLAWQLGTTQAGTDHIGQVTRVLNANLGGGWYETKEMPNDPPTQGQRDLLWYDIVFDIDRNYPLVANIVAPPGNQPPGYPSDQTIYHYFTVFGYDEVDRTVLIADPASFSGNQIYWISFDQLATLIPPKGYSA; encoded by the coding sequence ATGCGTAAGAGACTTGTGTCCGCAGCGATCGCAGCCGTCGCCGTCGGAGCTCTCCTGCAGCCCGGCATGGCACACGCGTCGCCCGCACCGTCCGTCCCTCAGGTGTCCGTACTCGCCCACGGTTCGAAGGCCGGTACGGCCGTCGTCAGCGGGTTCAACGAGCCGGGCAGCCGGCTCAAGGTCGACTCCGGGCGCACCCGGAGCGCGCACTGGCTCCAGATCGACTACCAGGTCCAGGAGACCGGCTACTGGTGCGGTCCGGCCGCCACCCGCATCGCGCTCTCCGCCCGGACCGCCCCGCCGAGCCAGGGCGATCTCGCCTGGCAGCTCGGCACCACCCAGGCGGGCACCGACCACATCGGCCAGGTGACGCGCGTCCTCAACGCGAACCTGGGCGGGGGCTGGTACGAGACCAAGGAGATGCCGAACGATCCGCCCACCCAGGGACAGCGGGACCTGCTCTGGTACGACATCGTGTTCGACATCGACCGCAACTATCCGCTGGTGGCCAACATCGTCGCCCCGCCGGGCAACCAGCCGCCCGGGTACCCGTCGGACCAGACGATCTACCACTACTTCACGGTCTTCGGCTACGACGAGGTGGACCGCACCGTCCTCATCGCCGACCCCGCTTCCTTCAGCGGCAACCAGATCTACTGGATCTCCTTCGACCAGCTCGCCACGCTGATCCCGCCGAAGGGGTACTCCGCGTGA
- a CDS encoding 2-oxoacid:acceptor oxidoreductase subunit alpha, whose translation MPGRTADPYGNRAAKTTHGTDRGAGVNEIRRLDRVIIRFAGDSGDGMQLTGDRFTSETASFGNDLSTLPNFPAEIRAPAGTLPGVSSFQLHFADHDILTPGDAPNVLVAMNPAALKANMEDVPRGAEIIVNTDEFTKRPMAKVGYDTSPLEDGSLDGYQVHPVPLTTLTIEALKEFGLSRKEAERSKNMFALGLLSWMYNRPTEGTEKFLRSKFAKKPVIAEANVAAFRAGWNFGETTEDFAVSYEVAPATQAFPTGTYRNISGNLALSYGLIAAGRLADLPVYLGSYPITPASDILHELSRHKNFGVRTFQAEDEIAGIGAALGAAFGGSLGVTTTSGPGVALKSETIGLAVSLELPLLIIDIQRGGPSTGLPTKTEQADLLQAMYGRNGEAPVPIVAPRTPADCFDATLDAVRIALTYRTPVFLLSDGYLANGSEPWRIPEIDSLPDLRTQFATGPNHELADGTEVFWPYKRDPGTLARPWAVPGTPGLEHRIGGIEKQDGTGNISYDPANHDFMVRTRQAKIDGITVPDLEVDDPAGAATLVLGWGSTYGPITAAVRRLRAAGEPIAQAHLRHLNPFPKNLGEVLKRYDKVVVPEMNLGQLATLIRAKYLVDARSFTQVNGMPFKAEQLATALKEAIDVQ comes from the coding sequence TTGCCCGGACGTACCGCTGACCCGTACGGAAATCGCGCTGCAAAAACAACTCATGGCACCGATCGGGGAGCGGGAGTGAACGAGATTCGCCGTCTGGACCGGGTGATCATTCGCTTCGCGGGTGACTCGGGTGATGGCATGCAATTGACGGGTGACCGGTTCACGTCGGAGACGGCGTCGTTCGGGAACGACCTGTCGACGCTGCCGAACTTCCCCGCCGAGATCCGAGCACCTGCCGGCACATTGCCGGGTGTGTCGTCGTTCCAGCTGCACTTCGCGGACCACGACATCCTGACCCCCGGCGACGCACCGAACGTCCTGGTCGCGATGAACCCCGCCGCACTCAAGGCGAATATGGAGGACGTGCCGCGGGGTGCCGAGATCATCGTGAACACCGATGAATTCACCAAGCGCCCCATGGCGAAGGTCGGTTACGACACCTCCCCGTTGGAGGACGGCTCCCTCGACGGTTACCAGGTCCATCCGGTGCCGTTGACGACGTTGACGATCGAGGCTTTGAAGGAGTTCGGGCTTTCCCGTAAAGAGGCCGAGCGGTCGAAGAATATGTTTGCGCTCGGGTTGTTGTCGTGGATGTACAACCGTCCGACGGAGGGTACGGAGAAGTTTCTCCGGTCGAAGTTCGCGAAGAAGCCGGTCATTGCCGAGGCGAATGTGGCGGCGTTCCGGGCGGGCTGGAATTTCGGTGAGACGACGGAGGACTTCGCTGTCTCTTATGAGGTGGCTCCTGCGACGCAGGCGTTCCCGACAGGTACGTACCGCAATATTTCTGGGAATCTCGCATTGTCGTACGGTTTGATCGCGGCGGGGCGGCTGGCGGATCTGCCGGTGTACCTGGGTTCGTATCCGATCACTCCTGCGTCGGACATCCTGCATGAGCTGTCGCGTCACAAGAACTTCGGTGTGCGGACGTTCCAGGCGGAGGACGAGATCGCGGGGATCGGGGCGGCGCTGGGTGCGGCGTTCGGTGGTTCTCTCGGGGTGACGACGACGTCGGGTCCGGGTGTGGCGCTGAAGTCGGAGACGATCGGGCTGGCGGTGTCTTTGGAGTTGCCGTTGCTGATCATCGACATCCAGCGGGGTGGTCCGTCGACGGGGCTGCCGACGAAGACGGAGCAGGCGGATCTGCTGCAGGCGATGTACGGGCGCAACGGTGAGGCTCCGGTGCCGATCGTGGCTCCCAGGACGCCGGCGGACTGCTTCGACGCGACGCTGGACGCGGTGAGGATCGCGCTGACGTACCGGACTCCGGTGTTCCTGCTGTCGGACGGGTATCTGGCGAACGGTTCGGAGCCGTGGCGGATCCCGGAGATCGACAGTCTTCCGGATCTGCGGACGCAGTTCGCGACGGGCCCGAACCATGAACTGGCCGACGGTACGGAGGTGTTCTGGCCCTACAAGCGGGATCCTGGGACGCTGGCCCGTCCGTGGGCGGTGCCGGGGACGCCGGGTCTGGAGCACCGGATCGGCGGGATCGAGAAGCAGGACGGCACGGGGAACATCTCCTACGACCCGGCCAACCACGACTTCATGGTCCGTACCCGCCAGGCGAAGATCGACGGGATCACGGTGCCGGACCTGGAGGTCGACGATCCGGCGGGGGCCGCCACCCTGGTGCTGGGGTGGGGTTCGACGTACGGGCCGATCACCGCGGCGGTACGGCGGCTGCGGGCGGCCGGCGAGCCGATCGCGCAGGCCCACCTGCGTCACCTCAACCCGTTCCCGAAGAACCTCGGCGAGGTGCTGAAGCGGTACGACAAGGTCGTCGTCCCGGAGATGAACCTCGGCCAGCTCGCCACCCTGATCCGGGCCAAGTACCTGGTCGATGCCCGCAGTTTCACCCAGGTCAACGGAATGCCCTTCAAGGCCGAGCAGCTCGCCACAGCCCTCAAGGAGGCCATCGATGTCCAGTGA
- a CDS encoding alpha/beta hydrolase — protein sequence MSTHRPTRRSVIKAVAGLTTATALGAGSVLASASAATAAGDGFGLRIVDRNESDARMWYYRFATDAIGWDPGVNVLLPDGYHTGGRSYPVLYLFHGGGTDQDFITFDRMGIRAWTAGKPVIVVMPDGGHAGWYSNPVSSNTGPRNWETFHIAQLLPWIDANFRTYAEYNGRAVSGFSMGGFGALKYAAKYYGHFASVSAHSGPASLRRDFGLVTHWANASSAAVELGGGTVYGAPLWDEARVTADNPVQRIESYRNKRVFLVAGTSPDPVNWFDTVNETQVLAGQREFRAGLGAAGIPHEWHEVPGGHFVRPDLFQRDLDGIIARLRRA from the coding sequence TTGAGTACGCACCGCCCCACCCGCAGAAGCGTCATCAAGGCCGTCGCCGGACTCACCACGGCGACAGCCCTCGGCGCAGGGAGCGTCCTGGCGTCGGCATCGGCGGCCACTGCTGCGGGCGACGGCTTCGGGTTACGCATCGTGGACCGCAACGAGAGCGATGCCCGTATGTGGTACTACCGCTTCGCGACAGACGCGATCGGCTGGGATCCGGGCGTCAACGTCCTGCTCCCCGACGGCTACCACACCGGCGGACGCTCCTATCCGGTCCTCTACCTCTTCCACGGCGGGGGCACCGACCAGGACTTCATCACGTTCGACCGCATGGGCATCCGCGCCTGGACCGCCGGAAAGCCGGTCATCGTCGTGATGCCCGACGGTGGCCACGCGGGCTGGTACTCCAACCCGGTCAGCTCCAACACCGGCCCCCGCAACTGGGAGACCTTCCACATCGCCCAGCTGCTCCCGTGGATCGACGCCAACTTCCGGACGTACGCCGAGTACAACGGCCGAGCCGTCTCAGGCTTCTCGATGGGCGGCTTCGGAGCGCTGAAGTACGCCGCCAAGTACTACGGCCACTTCGCCTCGGTGAGCGCCCACTCCGGACCGGCCAGCCTGCGCCGCGACTTCGGCCTGGTCACCCACTGGGCCAACGCCTCCTCCGCAGCCGTGGAACTGGGTGGGGGCACCGTCTACGGGGCTCCGCTCTGGGACGAGGCGAGGGTCACCGCCGACAATCCCGTGCAGCGCATCGAGAGCTACCGGAACAAGCGGGTCTTCCTGGTCGCCGGCACCAGTCCCGACCCGGTCAACTGGTTCGACACGGTCAACGAGACGCAAGTGCTCGCGGGCCAGCGTGAGTTCCGGGCCGGCCTCGGCGCAGCCGGCATCCCGCACGAGTGGCACGAGGTACCCGGCGGGCACTTCGTGCGCCCCGACCTGTTCCAACGAGACCTGGACGGGATCATCGCCCGGCTGCGCAGAGCGTAG